Proteins found in one Exiguobacterium sp. 9-2 genomic segment:
- a CDS encoding thiol-disulfide oxidoreductase DCC family protein, with protein MKAIVLFDGECNLCDASVQFILKRDQGYHDFASLQGETGQELVKRHHLPETIDSVVVIDRGVPYIKSDAALRIAGHLGGGWRLLRVLRIVPRSLRDRVYDFVANNRHRWFGQKQQCALPSPETRARFHD; from the coding sequence ATGAAAGCAATCGTCTTATTCGATGGAGAATGCAATCTCTGTGACGCGAGCGTCCAGTTCATCTTAAAACGAGACCAGGGGTACCATGATTTTGCATCGTTACAAGGGGAGACAGGGCAAGAACTCGTAAAGCGCCACCATCTCCCGGAAACGATTGACAGTGTCGTCGTAATTGACCGGGGTGTACCGTATATCAAATCGGATGCTGCGTTACGGATTGCCGGTCATTTAGGAGGTGGATGGCGTCTGTTGAGAGTGCTTCGCATTGTTCCACGTTCACTCCGAGATCGCGTCTATGATTTCGTTGCAAACAATCGTCATCGTTGGTTTGGACAAAAGCAGCAGTGTGCACTGCCATCTCCGGAGACACGTGCTCGATTTCACGACTAA
- a CDS encoding spore coat protein yields MNEALQSISRPSKKRDELIATDFLISSKSLVRAYAVAITETASPDVRKVLTEQLNKAIQTHAAIAGYMIDHEMYHAHDLKKQLKHDQEKLEVAKGLL; encoded by the coding sequence ATGAATGAAGCTCTTCAATCCATTAGCCGTCCCAGTAAAAAACGCGACGAGTTGATTGCGACAGACTTCTTGATCAGCAGCAAATCACTTGTCCGCGCTTATGCTGTTGCAATTACGGAAACGGCTTCTCCTGACGTTCGAAAAGTCTTGACTGAACAGCTGAACAAAGCCATTCAGACTCACGCAGCAATCGCCGGATACATGATCGATCATGAGATGTATCACGCGCATGACTTGAAAAAACAATTAAAACACGATCAAGAAAAACTAGAAGTCGCTAAAGGCTTACTATGA
- a CDS encoding manganese catalase family protein produces MFRHQKELQFEVKVDRPDPKLARAVQEVLGGQFGEMTVMMQYLFQGFNCRGEEKYKDMLMDIGTEEIGHVEMLCSLISQLLDGASPDDQAEAAKDPATAAILGGMNPQHLLVSGLGGLPSNANGIPWNGSYIVASGNLLADMRSNLHAESQGRLQVARLYHMTTDEGVRATFRKMLARDRYHQYQWMAAIEELETKNGVVVPATFAPEDEMEAQPHAYEFWDLSEGTASKEGRWAQGEAQDGTGEFVHLENPAPQGNIPNMKVPAHKLHHDLSEKTGMQNVKDTVKRMLHDKE; encoded by the coding sequence ATGTTTCGCCATCAAAAAGAATTACAATTCGAAGTCAAGGTTGATCGACCCGATCCAAAGCTTGCTCGGGCCGTGCAAGAGGTACTCGGTGGACAATTCGGTGAGATGACGGTCATGATGCAATATCTTTTCCAAGGCTTCAATTGCCGTGGTGAAGAAAAGTACAAGGATATGCTGATGGATATCGGGACGGAAGAAATCGGGCACGTTGAAATGCTGTGTTCCCTCATTTCTCAATTGCTCGACGGGGCGTCACCGGATGATCAGGCAGAAGCTGCCAAAGATCCAGCGACGGCAGCAATTCTCGGGGGTATGAATCCACAGCATCTTCTTGTCAGCGGTCTCGGTGGACTGCCATCGAACGCCAACGGCATTCCGTGGAACGGATCTTATATCGTCGCGAGCGGTAACTTATTGGCAGACATGCGTTCGAATCTACATGCTGAATCACAAGGTCGTCTTCAGGTCGCTCGCCTCTATCATATGACGACGGATGAAGGCGTTCGCGCTACCTTCCGTAAGATGCTCGCTCGCGACCGGTATCATCAGTATCAATGGATGGCTGCGATCGAAGAACTGGAGACGAAAAACGGAGTTGTCGTGCCTGCTACTTTCGCACCGGAAGATGAGATGGAAGCGCAACCGCATGCTTATGAGTTCTGGGACCTATCGGAAGGCACAGCTTCAAAAGAAGGTCGCTGGGCTCAAGGGGAAGCGCAGGATGGAACCGGTGAATTCGTTCATCTAGAAAATCCTGCACCGCAAGGAAATATTCCGAACATGAAGGTACCGGCACACAAACTTCACCACGACCTATCAGAAAAAACAGGAATGCAAAACGTCAAAGATACTGTCAAACGTATGTTACATGATAAGGAGTGA